A single region of the Aeromicrobium chenweiae genome encodes:
- a CDS encoding NAD-dependent epimerase/dehydratase family protein: protein MRILLTGAAGFIGTHIGEVARERGHEVVQLDMFLEKAHGPGPRPDGFARLDLRSDPLDEILQGVDVVCHQAAMVGNGVDAQDLPDYAEHNDAGTARLLAAMARAGVKDLVLASSMVVYGDGRYLCPQDGDVPPAVRRDEDLAAGRYDPRCPVCGGQITWRRIGEDTPFLPRTSYAASKVAQEHYAAAWCTLEEARTIALRYHNVYGPGMPADTPYAGVAAIFRSAIARGEAPRVFEDGQQVRDFVHVRDVARANVLAIEQVAEHPVGLTAYNVASGRTFTIGQMAATLSAAAGGSEPVLTGDYRRFDVRHVVASPEAARTGLGFEAEIGPEEGLAALATDPLRTR from the coding sequence GTGAGGATCCTGCTGACGGGTGCGGCCGGCTTCATCGGCACCCACATCGGCGAGGTCGCCCGCGAGCGCGGCCACGAGGTCGTCCAGCTCGACATGTTCCTGGAGAAGGCGCACGGTCCGGGCCCTCGTCCGGACGGGTTCGCGCGGCTGGACCTGCGGAGTGATCCGCTCGACGAGATCCTGCAGGGCGTCGACGTGGTGTGCCACCAGGCCGCGATGGTCGGCAACGGCGTGGACGCGCAGGACCTGCCCGACTACGCCGAGCACAACGACGCGGGAACCGCCCGGCTGCTCGCCGCGATGGCGCGGGCGGGCGTGAAGGACCTGGTGCTCGCCTCCTCGATGGTCGTCTACGGGGACGGGCGCTACCTGTGCCCGCAGGACGGGGACGTCCCGCCCGCGGTCAGGCGGGACGAGGACCTCGCAGCGGGACGGTACGACCCGCGCTGCCCCGTCTGCGGCGGCCAGATCACCTGGCGCAGGATCGGTGAGGACACCCCGTTCCTGCCGCGCACGAGCTATGCCGCGTCGAAGGTCGCGCAGGAGCACTACGCCGCCGCGTGGTGCACGCTCGAGGAGGCGCGGACGATCGCGCTGCGGTACCACAACGTGTACGGCCCTGGGATGCCCGCGGACACCCCCTACGCGGGCGTCGCGGCGATCTTCCGGTCCGCGATCGCGCGGGGCGAGGCGCCGCGGGTCTTCGAGGACGGGCAGCAGGTGCGCGATTTCGTCCACGTGCGCGACGTCGCGCGGGCCAACGTCCTCGCGATCGAGCAGGTGGCCGAGCACCCGGTCGGCCTGACCGCGTACAACGTCGCGTCCGGTCGGACCTTCACGATCGGCCAGATGGCCGCGACCCTCTCGGCCGCGGCCGGTGGCTCCGAGCCCGTCCTGACCGGCGACTACCGCAGGTTCGACGTCCGCCACGTGGTGGCGTCGCCCGAGGCCGCGCGCACCGGTCTGGGGTTCGAGGCCGAGATCGGGCCCGAGGAGGGGCTGGCGGCGCTGGCCACGGACCCGCTGCGGACCCGGTAG
- a CDS encoding S-methyl-5'-thioadenosine phosphorylase, translating into MTKMPRPDVAVIGGSGFYTFLDDPREIEVDTPYGKPSAPIAVGTVEGRAVAFLPRHGSAHDFPAHTVPYRANMWALRSLGVRQVLAPCAVGGLQVENGPGTFLVPDQLIDRTTGRAQTYFDTGACHISFSDPYCPRLREHLLTGLSEQQPVDGGTMVVVDGPRFSTRAESRWYADQGWAVVNMTGHPEAVLARELALCYATVALVTDYDAGVDEASSVSMDAVFEVFAEHTGTLKKVLGGVVAGLGSDRDCGCSHALDGMDLPVTLP; encoded by the coding sequence ATGACGAAGATGCCCCGTCCCGACGTCGCCGTCATCGGCGGCTCCGGCTTCTACACGTTCCTGGACGATCCCCGCGAGATCGAGGTCGACACGCCGTACGGCAAGCCGTCCGCCCCGATCGCCGTCGGCACCGTCGAGGGCCGCGCGGTGGCGTTCCTGCCGCGCCACGGGTCGGCACACGACTTCCCCGCGCACACCGTCCCGTACCGCGCGAACATGTGGGCGCTCCGCAGCCTCGGCGTCCGCCAGGTCCTCGCACCGTGCGCGGTCGGCGGGCTGCAGGTCGAGAACGGGCCGGGGACGTTCCTCGTCCCCGACCAGCTGATCGACCGCACCACGGGCCGCGCGCAGACGTACTTCGACACCGGCGCCTGCCACATCTCGTTCTCCGACCCGTACTGCCCGCGGCTGCGCGAGCACCTGCTCACCGGCCTGTCCGAGCAGCAGCCGGTCGACGGCGGGACGATGGTCGTCGTCGACGGCCCCCGGTTCTCCACCCGGGCGGAGTCCCGCTGGTACGCCGACCAGGGCTGGGCCGTCGTCAACATGACGGGCCACCCCGAAGCGGTCCTCGCCCGGGAGCTCGCCCTCTGCTACGCGACGGTCGCGCTGGTCACTGACTACGACGCGGGCGTGGACGAGGCGTCGTCGGTGAGCATGGACGCGGTCTTCGAGGTGTTCGCCGAGCACACCGGGACGCTGAAGAAGGTGCTCGGCGGTGTGGTCGCCGGGCTGGGCAGCGACCGCGACTGCGGCTGCTCCCACGCGCTGGACGGCATGGACCTGCCCGTGACGCTCCCGTGA
- a CDS encoding aldo/keto reductase, translated as MDTRTLGTSGLEVSALGLGCMGMSQSFGPPPPREEMIALLRNAVEHGVTLFDTAEVYGPYHNEELVGEALAPVRDDVVIATKFGFALDADGRQTGVNSRPEHIRAAVDGSLQRLGTDTIDLLYQHRVDPDVPIEEVAATVRELIDAGKVRHFGLSEAGVDTIRRAHAVQPVTALQSEYSLFWREPEDAILPVLEELGIGFVPFSPLGRGFLTGQVTADTRFGDGDIRARLPRFAADALSANLALVDLIKSVADRKSVADRKGVTVGQVALAWLLAQRPWIVPIPGTRRLSRLEENLGSTDVELTPADLEELDQASRSVQVQGGRYPEAMQKFIDR; from the coding sequence ATGGACACACGCACACTCGGCACCAGCGGCCTGGAGGTCTCGGCCCTCGGTCTCGGCTGCATGGGGATGAGCCAGAGCTTCGGACCCCCGCCGCCGCGGGAGGAGATGATCGCGCTCCTGCGCAACGCGGTCGAGCACGGTGTCACCCTGTTCGACACCGCGGAGGTCTACGGGCCGTACCACAACGAGGAGCTGGTGGGCGAGGCTCTCGCGCCGGTGCGCGACGACGTCGTGATCGCGACCAAGTTCGGTTTCGCGCTCGACGCCGACGGCCGGCAGACCGGGGTGAACAGCCGGCCGGAGCACATCCGCGCCGCGGTCGACGGGTCGCTGCAGCGGCTGGGGACGGACACGATCGACCTGCTGTACCAGCACCGGGTGGACCCGGACGTGCCCATCGAGGAGGTCGCGGCGACCGTCCGGGAGCTCATCGACGCGGGCAAGGTCCGCCACTTCGGCCTGTCGGAAGCCGGTGTCGACACCATCCGCCGCGCGCACGCGGTGCAACCCGTCACCGCCCTGCAGAGCGAGTACTCACTGTTCTGGCGCGAGCCCGAGGACGCGATCCTGCCGGTCCTCGAGGAGCTGGGCATCGGCTTCGTCCCGTTCAGCCCGCTCGGTCGTGGCTTCCTGACCGGCCAGGTCACCGCGGACACCCGGTTCGGCGACGGGGACATCCGGGCGAGGCTGCCCCGGTTCGCGGCGGACGCGCTCTCGGCGAACCTCGCCCTGGTGGACCTCATCAAGAGCGTCGCCGACCGCAAGAGCGTCGCCGACCGCAAGGGCGTCACCGTCGGGCAGGTCGCCCTGGCCTGGCTCCTGGCGCAGCGCCCGTGGATCGTCCCGATCCCCGGCACGCGCCGCCTCTCACGGCTCGAGGAGAACCTGGGTTCCACGGACGTCGAGCTGACGCCCGCGGATCTCGAGGAGCTGGACCAGGCGTCCCGCAGCGTGCAGGTGCAGGGCGGGCGCTACCCCGAGGCGATGCAGAAGTTCATCGACCGGTGA
- a CDS encoding DUF4389 domain-containing protein, translating into MTLDEGAVAARRYPLRISGHLDPQLNRGLWLGKWLLAIPHYVLLFFLWIGFVLCTVAAFFGILVTGRYPASLFTFNVGVMRWSWRVAFYSYGALGTDRYPPFTLASVPDYPADLVVDPPQSLSRGLVLVKWWLLAIPHYLIIAFFAGGGQASVWDMDTHSGGVIESWGLIGVLVLISAIALLIDGRYPRGLFDMAIGLNRWTLRVAAYSFLMTDEYPPFRLDMGAEPEPLASPDRVVAPER; encoded by the coding sequence ATGACCCTCGACGAAGGGGCCGTAGCGGCCCGCCGCTACCCGTTGCGGATCTCGGGGCACCTCGACCCGCAGCTGAACCGCGGCCTCTGGCTCGGCAAGTGGCTGCTCGCGATCCCGCACTACGTCCTGTTGTTCTTCCTGTGGATCGGTTTCGTCCTCTGCACCGTGGCGGCGTTCTTCGGCATCCTCGTCACCGGGCGCTATCCGGCGTCCCTGTTCACCTTCAACGTGGGGGTCATGCGCTGGAGCTGGCGGGTCGCCTTCTACTCGTACGGTGCGCTCGGCACCGACCGGTACCCGCCGTTCACCCTCGCGTCGGTGCCCGACTACCCGGCCGATCTCGTGGTCGACCCGCCGCAGTCGCTGTCCCGCGGCCTGGTGCTGGTGAAGTGGTGGCTGCTCGCGATTCCCCACTACCTGATCATCGCCTTCTTCGCCGGAGGGGGACAGGCGTCGGTGTGGGACATGGACACCCACAGCGGCGGTGTCATCGAGAGCTGGGGCCTCATCGGCGTGCTCGTGCTGATCTCCGCCATCGCGTTGCTGATCGACGGGCGTTACCCGCGCGGGCTCTTCGACATGGCCATCGGGCTGAACCGCTGGACGCTGCGCGTCGCCGCGTACAGCTTCCTCATGACTGACGAGTACCCGCCGTTCCGGCTGGACATGGGCGCCGAGCCGGAGCCGTTGGCGTCGCCGGACCGGGTCGTCGCACCCGAGCGGTGA
- a CDS encoding GGDEF domain-containing protein has product MARTITGARATAFSLVTSLAALVIAATALADLLTGSVNLSTVWTWLVVAAALSIAVAPLLLGEHFRPVVALYGCWLFGGVTSLQVATGSDAIMTVNNLVLYPMVSCYLGWFFRPRVARPTVGGLFVLSGAALLTTDHREVFTTWSNLALASLFCLEAALYLHAKLERQAHSDPLTGALNRNGLSVQLARDLSRALRTGGPLTVAAIDLDGFKAINDLHGHHAGDQALVALVDHLRASIRPNDSIARIGGDEFVVLLPDTPVATGTKIVERLQAGSATPWTFGLAVTQPMDNQQSLLRRADQDLYTQKRRGLSQA; this is encoded by the coding sequence GTGGCACGGACGATCACCGGCGCCAGGGCGACCGCCTTCAGCTTGGTGACGTCCCTGGCCGCTCTCGTGATCGCTGCCACCGCCCTCGCCGACCTGCTCACGGGCTCGGTGAACCTCTCCACCGTGTGGACCTGGTTGGTCGTCGCGGCCGCCCTCAGCATCGCGGTCGCCCCCCTGCTCCTCGGTGAGCACTTCCGGCCGGTGGTCGCCCTCTACGGATGCTGGCTGTTCGGCGGCGTCACGTCGCTGCAGGTCGCCACCGGCAGCGACGCGATCATGACCGTCAACAACCTGGTGCTGTATCCCATGGTCAGCTGCTATCTCGGCTGGTTCTTCCGACCGCGGGTCGCCCGGCCGACGGTCGGCGGCCTCTTCGTGCTGTCCGGAGCAGCGCTGCTCACCACCGATCACCGAGAGGTCTTCACGACCTGGTCGAACCTCGCGCTCGCCTCGCTCTTCTGCCTGGAGGCGGCGCTGTACCTGCACGCGAAGCTCGAGCGGCAGGCCCATTCCGACCCGCTCACCGGCGCACTGAACCGCAACGGGCTCTCCGTGCAGCTGGCCCGCGACCTGTCCCGTGCGCTGCGGACGGGCGGCCCCCTCACGGTGGCCGCGATCGACCTCGACGGGTTCAAGGCGATCAACGACCTCCACGGTCACCATGCCGGCGACCAGGCCCTCGTCGCGCTGGTCGACCACCTCCGCGCATCGATCCGGCCGAACGACAGCATCGCGCGGATCGGCGGCGACGAGTTCGTGGTCCTTCTTCCCGACACCCCCGTCGCGACCGGCACGAAGATCGTCGAGCGCCTGCAGGCCGGGTCGGCGACGCCGTGGACCTTCGGCCTGGCCGTCACCCAGCCGATGGACAACCAGCAGTCCCTGCTGCGACGTGCCGACCAGGACCTCTACACGCAGAAGAGGCGCGGCCTGTCGCAGGCCTGA
- a CDS encoding NAD-dependent epimerase/dehydratase family protein produces the protein MSESSTPTSPVVVVTGANGLVGSRICARLVESGATVRAVVRRPGAELPAGVEERVGEFDDPAFAASVVEGATAVVTTVHPMGSDRETQHRVAVEGTPVIARAARDAGVQRLVHISTAAVYDRSPGTGDVDESSSLVGDGAGDYAVTKRDTDAALADVDGITRVLVRPPAILGAGETSTWNTLRPAAIRDDEAARHAVGDQTFAWVHIDDLTALVADIATGAIASSTDPERGPVEGGCTVVNAAAGPATVRDYYETVTRAVGVEPVWDDSPAWTGQILTGRAHAWGWAPAVQLADALAEIEAGLAGR, from the coding sequence ATGAGCGAGTCGAGCACCCCCACGTCCCCCGTCGTCGTCGTCACCGGGGCGAACGGCCTCGTCGGGTCGCGGATCTGCGCCCGTCTGGTCGAGAGCGGCGCCACCGTCCGCGCCGTCGTGCGCCGTCCCGGAGCCGAGCTCCCCGCCGGGGTCGAGGAGCGGGTGGGCGAGTTCGATGACCCCGCGTTTGCGGCGTCGGTGGTCGAGGGCGCCACCGCGGTCGTCACGACGGTCCACCCGATGGGCTCGGATCGCGAGACCCAGCACCGCGTCGCCGTCGAGGGCACCCCCGTCATCGCGCGGGCGGCGCGGGACGCCGGCGTCCAGCGCCTCGTGCACATCTCCACCGCCGCCGTCTACGACCGCTCTCCCGGCACGGGCGACGTGGACGAGTCCTCGTCCTTGGTCGGCGACGGGGCTGGTGACTACGCGGTGACCAAGCGGGACACGGACGCCGCCCTCGCGGACGTCGACGGCATCACGCGAGTCCTGGTGCGCCCGCCGGCGATCCTGGGGGCGGGCGAGACATCCACCTGGAACACGTTGCGGCCTGCCGCGATCCGCGACGACGAGGCCGCCCGGCACGCCGTGGGCGACCAGACCTTCGCCTGGGTCCACATCGACGACCTGACCGCCCTGGTGGCCGACATCGCCACCGGCGCCATCGCGAGCTCGACGGATCCGGAGCGGGGCCCGGTCGAGGGCGGGTGCACCGTGGTCAACGCGGCCGCGGGGCCGGCGACGGTCCGCGACTACTACGAGACGGTCACCCGCGCCGTGGGGGTCGAGCCCGTCTGGGACGACTCCCCGGCCTGGACCGGGCAGATCCTCACCGGTCGCGCGCACGCCTGGGGATGGGCCCCGGCGGTCCAGCTGGCCGACGCGCTGGCCGAGATCGAGGCCGGCCTGGCCGGTCGCTGA
- a CDS encoding YigZ family protein: MSAYTTIARDATAQIEVKHSVFLCTVQRVETEVDARALVARLRKDHWDARHHCSAFVIGPEGRLQRSSDDGEPSGTAGAPMLDVVVGAGLSDVAVVVTRWFGGTLLGAGGLVRAYSDATRAGLDEAGTLRRELVRELETDVDAADAGRVENELRNRGIAVLDVSWGERVRLRLGAAPDDVARLASVLAELTGGTAEARPVGERWVDR; this comes from the coding sequence ATGAGCGCGTACACCACGATCGCGCGCGATGCCACGGCCCAGATCGAGGTGAAGCACTCGGTCTTCCTGTGCACGGTGCAGCGGGTGGAGACCGAGGTCGATGCCCGTGCGCTGGTCGCGCGGCTGCGCAAGGACCACTGGGACGCTCGCCATCACTGCTCGGCGTTCGTGATCGGTCCCGAGGGGCGGCTGCAGCGGTCCTCGGACGACGGGGAGCCGTCCGGCACGGCCGGGGCACCCATGCTCGACGTGGTGGTCGGTGCCGGTCTCAGCGACGTCGCCGTCGTGGTGACCCGCTGGTTCGGCGGCACCCTTCTCGGGGCGGGCGGTCTGGTCCGCGCCTACTCGGACGCGACCCGCGCCGGGCTCGACGAGGCCGGGACCCTGCGGCGCGAGCTCGTCCGGGAGCTCGAGACGGACGTCGACGCGGCCGACGCCGGCCGCGTCGAGAACGAGCTGCGCAACCGGGGGATCGCGGTGCTGGACGTGTCCTGGGGCGAACGGGTCCGGCTCCGGCTCGGGGCTGCGCCGGACGACGTCGCGCGACTCGCCTCCGTCCTGGCAGAGCTCACCGGTGGCACCGCGGAGGCGCGGCCGGTCGGGGAGCGGTGGGTGGACCGCTGA
- a CDS encoding LysR family transcriptional regulator, with product MDVYRLSLLRELAERGTVGAVADAMKVTPSAVSQQLKVLEREAGYTLVEPAGRGVALTAAGRALAQTATEIAVAIERAEGRWLEYMQRPAGIVSVATFPTGGEMLLPGMLTRMADVPEVELVCSDEDGVTVDYADLTPDYDVVIADSPTTAAAWHDRGLQVVPLMSEPLDVALPEGHPLARKASLSPKDVVSETWIGAPHDYPFDRVLSQVVAATGEPVRIAQRISDNSIVEALVAAGHGIAILPRFTTREHGNGLVTRPLVGIRAKREIAALLRPDRFERPSVRLVVQALRDEARAVADQHQAV from the coding sequence ATGGATGTGTATCGGCTCTCTCTGCTGCGGGAACTCGCGGAGCGGGGCACCGTCGGCGCCGTCGCGGACGCGATGAAGGTCACACCGTCGGCGGTCTCCCAGCAGCTCAAGGTCCTGGAACGGGAGGCCGGATACACGCTGGTCGAGCCCGCCGGACGAGGTGTCGCGCTCACCGCGGCCGGGCGGGCGCTGGCCCAGACCGCGACCGAGATCGCGGTCGCGATCGAACGGGCCGAGGGCCGCTGGCTCGAGTACATGCAGCGGCCCGCGGGCATCGTCAGCGTCGCCACGTTCCCGACGGGTGGTGAGATGCTGCTGCCCGGCATGCTGACCCGCATGGCGGACGTCCCGGAGGTCGAGCTGGTCTGCTCCGACGAGGACGGGGTCACCGTCGACTACGCCGACCTGACCCCCGACTACGACGTCGTCATCGCCGACTCCCCGACGACCGCGGCGGCCTGGCACGACCGGGGCCTGCAGGTCGTCCCGCTCATGAGCGAGCCGCTGGACGTGGCCCTGCCCGAGGGGCATCCCCTGGCGCGCAAGGCGAGTCTGTCCCCGAAGGACGTCGTCAGCGAGACCTGGATCGGGGCGCCGCACGACTACCCGTTCGACCGGGTGCTCAGCCAGGTCGTCGCCGCGACCGGTGAGCCGGTCCGCATCGCGCAGCGCATCTCCGACAACAGCATCGTCGAGGCGCTGGTCGCAGCCGGCCACGGCATCGCGATCCTGCCGAGGTTCACGACCCGAGAGCACGGGAACGGTCTGGTCACCCGTCCGCTGGTGGGCATCCGGGCCAAGCGGGAGATCGCGGCCCTTCTGCGGCCGGACCGCTTCGAGCGTCCCTCGGTCCGCCTCGTGGTCCAGGCGCTGCGCGACGAGGCGCGGGCGGTCGCCGACCAGCACCAGGCGGTCTGA
- a CDS encoding HAD family hydrolase: MTTTGFDLDMTLIDSRPGIQAVYQQIVAESGFVIDTDLVITRLGPPLEWEMANWMPEADVPHWADRYRELYPEIALDRVEALPGAHEALAAARRRGRTIVITAKHGPNARLHLERLGLEVDAVFGQAWREGKGEVLRAEGATTYVGDHVHDMEAAGLAHALGVGVTTGPCSGDELLAAGAGLVLSSLEELPQRLV; encoded by the coding sequence ATGACGACGACCGGGTTCGACCTCGACATGACGCTGATCGACTCCCGACCGGGCATCCAGGCCGTCTACCAGCAGATCGTCGCCGAGTCGGGGTTCGTGATCGACACCGATCTCGTCATCACCCGCCTCGGGCCGCCCCTGGAGTGGGAGATGGCCAACTGGATGCCCGAGGCGGACGTCCCCCACTGGGCGGACCGCTACCGCGAGCTCTACCCCGAGATCGCGCTCGACCGGGTCGAGGCCCTGCCCGGCGCGCACGAGGCCCTCGCGGCCGCCCGCCGACGGGGACGCACCATCGTCATCACCGCCAAGCACGGCCCCAACGCCCGGCTGCACCTCGAACGGCTCGGCCTCGAGGTCGACGCGGTCTTCGGCCAGGCCTGGCGCGAGGGCAAGGGCGAGGTGCTGCGCGCCGAGGGCGCCACGACGTACGTCGGGGACCACGTGCACGACATGGAGGCCGCCGGCCTCGCGCACGCGCTGGGTGTCGGCGTCACCACGGGCCCGTGCAGCGGTGACGAGCTGCTGGCCGCCGGGGCCGGACTCGTCCTGTCCTCGTTGGAGGAGCTCCCCCAGCGCCTCGTGTGA
- a CDS encoding acyl-CoA dehydrogenase, producing the protein MSHYKSNLRDVEFNLFELFDRGSVYGTGVFEEIDQDTASSILGEIERIASTALAASFDDADRNPPVYDPEAKTVTMNPAFAKSYQAWMDAEWWRIQIPEELGGQRGPASLIWSSAEFVLGANPAIWMYACGPAFARIVFENGIERDKKIAQHMVDRRWGATMVLTEPDAGSDVGAGRTKAFPNEDGSWNIEGVKRFITSAEHDLAENIMHLVLARPQGVEGVGGPGTKGLSLFLVPKFHFDHETGELTGERNGAYVTNVEKKMGIKVSTTCEVTFGDGAPAQGWLLGEVHDGINQMFRVIENARMFVGAKAIATLSTGYLNALDYAKERVQGADLTRASDKTAPRVTITHHPDVRRSLLTQKAFAEGLRSLMIYAATFQDEVMQKTADGEDASLAEAINDLLLPLVKGYGSERSWTLLGTESLQTFGGSGFLQDYPLEQYVRDAKIDTLYEGTTAIQGQDLFFRKIVRNKGQALGHLSAEIEAFVKSEAGNGRLKAERELLAKGLEDAQAIIGAVFTDLMSANPADEKGDIANIYKVGLNTTRLVYVLGDLVVAWLLLRGAEVSLAKLGGDVSASDKAFYEGKVAAASFFARNVLPLLAGERAIAENIDSSIMDLDEAAF; encoded by the coding sequence ATGAGCCATTACAAGAGCAACCTGCGCGACGTCGAGTTCAACCTCTTCGAGCTGTTCGACCGCGGCAGCGTCTACGGCACCGGCGTCTTCGAGGAGATCGACCAGGACACCGCGTCGAGCATCCTCGGCGAGATCGAGCGCATCGCCTCGACCGCGCTGGCCGCGTCCTTCGACGACGCCGACCGCAACCCCCCGGTCTACGACCCCGAGGCCAAGACGGTCACCATGAACCCCGCGTTCGCCAAGTCCTACCAGGCCTGGATGGACGCCGAGTGGTGGCGCATCCAGATCCCCGAGGAGCTCGGCGGCCAGCGCGGCCCGGCCTCGCTGATCTGGTCGAGCGCGGAGTTCGTCCTCGGTGCCAACCCCGCCATCTGGATGTACGCGTGCGGCCCCGCGTTCGCCCGCATCGTGTTCGAGAACGGCATTGAGCGGGACAAGAAGATCGCCCAGCACATGGTCGATCGGCGCTGGGGCGCCACGATGGTGCTGACCGAGCCCGACGCGGGCTCCGACGTCGGCGCCGGGCGCACCAAGGCGTTCCCGAACGAGGACGGCTCCTGGAACATCGAGGGCGTCAAGCGCTTCATCACCTCGGCCGAGCACGACCTGGCCGAGAACATCATGCACCTGGTCCTCGCCCGCCCCCAGGGCGTCGAGGGCGTCGGCGGTCCCGGCACCAAGGGCCTGAGCCTCTTCCTGGTCCCCAAGTTCCACTTCGACCACGAGACCGGCGAGCTGACCGGTGAGCGCAACGGCGCCTACGTCACGAACGTCGAGAAGAAGATGGGCATCAAGGTGTCCACGACGTGCGAGGTCACCTTCGGTGACGGCGCGCCGGCCCAGGGCTGGCTGCTCGGCGAGGTGCACGACGGCATCAACCAGATGTTCCGCGTCATCGAGAACGCCCGCATGTTCGTGGGCGCTAAGGCCATCGCGACCCTGTCGACCGGCTACCTCAACGCGCTCGACTACGCCAAGGAGCGTGTCCAGGGCGCCGACCTCACGCGCGCGTCCGACAAGACCGCCCCGCGCGTCACGATCACGCACCACCCCGACGTCCGCCGCTCGCTGCTCACGCAGAAGGCGTTCGCCGAGGGCCTGCGCTCGCTGATGATCTACGCCGCGACGTTCCAGGACGAGGTCATGCAGAAGACCGCCGACGGCGAGGACGCCTCGCTCGCGGAGGCCATCAACGACCTGCTCCTGCCGCTCGTCAAGGGCTATGGCTCGGAGCGCTCGTGGACCCTGCTCGGCACCGAGTCGCTGCAGACGTTCGGCGGATCGGGCTTCCTGCAGGACTACCCGCTCGAGCAGTACGTCCGCGACGCCAAGATCGACACCCTCTACGAGGGCACCACGGCGATCCAGGGCCAGGACCTGTTCTTCCGCAAGATCGTGCGGAACAAGGGCCAGGCGCTCGGTCACCTGTCGGCCGAGATCGAGGCGTTCGTCAAGAGCGAGGCCGGCAACGGTCGCCTCAAGGCCGAGCGCGAGCTGCTCGCGAAGGGTCTCGAGGACGCCCAGGCCATCATCGGCGCGGTCTTCACCGATCTGATGTCGGCCAACCCGGCCGACGAGAAGGGCGACATCGCCAACATCTACAAGGTCGGGCTCAACACGACCCGCCTGGTCTACGTCCTCGGCGACCTCGTCGTGGCATGGCTGCTGCTGCGCGGCGCCGAGGTGTCCCTCGCCAAGCTCGGCGGCGACGTGTCGGCGTCCGACAAGGCGTTCTACGAGGGCAAGGTCGCAGCCGCGTCGTTCTTCGCGCGCAACGTCCTGCCGCTCCTGGCCGGTGAGCGGGCGATCGCCGAGAACATCGACAGCTCGATCATGGACCTGGACGAGGCAGCGTTCTGA
- a CDS encoding oxidoreductase: MTWRTDDIPDLSGRRAVITGVTGGLGLHTALGLARKGADLVVTARDETKASTAVDRIRRDVPGASVDVVSLDLADLDDAKRASAEVARTYDRIDILVNNAGIMIPPRSRTKDGFELQIGTNHLGHFAWTAGLWPVLDASDARVVTVSSAAHMSVGGIDLTSLTPQGSSRRYRRWQSYAESKLANLLFALELDRRAKATGSRVVSVAAHPGYASTNLTKTGPSVRGLSLPGIGIHQVSKILGQPASHGAWPLLMAATDPSLTGGEYVGPGSLGGARGRPRLVATSRTARDEDLADAVWSASEAATGVEFRV, from the coding sequence GTGACCTGGCGCACCGACGACATCCCTGACCTGTCCGGACGGCGTGCCGTCATCACCGGGGTGACCGGGGGGCTCGGCCTGCACACCGCCCTCGGGCTCGCCCGCAAGGGCGCAGACCTCGTCGTGACCGCCCGCGACGAGACCAAGGCGAGCACCGCCGTCGACCGCATCCGGCGCGACGTGCCGGGGGCGTCGGTCGACGTGGTCTCCTTGGACCTGGCCGACCTCGACGACGCGAAGCGCGCCTCCGCCGAGGTCGCGCGGACGTACGACCGGATCGACATCCTCGTCAACAACGCCGGCATCATGATCCCGCCGAGGAGCCGGACGAAGGACGGCTTCGAGCTGCAGATCGGCACCAACCACCTGGGCCACTTCGCCTGGACCGCGGGGCTCTGGCCGGTCCTCGACGCGAGCGACGCGCGGGTCGTGACGGTCTCGTCGGCGGCGCACATGTCGGTGGGCGGCATCGACCTGACGTCGTTGACACCGCAGGGCAGCTCGCGACGCTACCGGCGCTGGCAGTCGTACGCGGAGTCCAAGCTGGCGAACCTGCTGTTCGCGCTCGAGCTCGACCGCCGCGCCAAGGCGACCGGCAGCCGGGTCGTGAGCGTCGCGGCTCACCCCGGGTACGCCTCGACGAACCTCACGAAGACCGGACCGTCAGTCAGGGGTCTGTCGCTGCCCGGCATCGGCATCCACCAGGTCAGCAAGATCCTCGGTCAGCCGGCGTCCCACGGCGCGTGGCCGCTGCTGATGGCCGCGACCGATCCCAGCCTCACCGGCGGCGAGTACGTCGGCCCCGGGAGCCTCGGCGGCGCGCGCGGCCGGCCCCGGCTCGTGGCCACGTCCCGCACCGCTCGCGACGAGGATCTCGCGGACGCCGTGTGGAGCGCGTCCGAGGCAGCCACGGGGGTGGAGTTCCGGGTCTGA